From the Marinobacter sp. es.048 genome, the window GGCTTTCTTCGGTTCCGACAATACGGACCGTCACCTCGGACGGATCCTCGCCCTGCCAGGCAAGTTGCGCCCATTTTCGAACCTTCGTCTCCGAAGGTATCCCCGGCGCCTCGAAAACCTGCTGAAAATCCACTGTCAGCTCGCTCACTGGCCGGTCGCACTCCCGTCATCAAAGGAATCGTAGGCTTCAACAATCCGCTGAACCAGCGGGTGACGAACAACGTCTTTTGCTTCGAACCGGGTAAACCCGATACCTGGCACCTTGCTCAGAACTCCGGCTGCGTGAATAAGCCCGGAATTCTGGCCCCGGGGCAGATCCACCTGGGTAGTATCGCCGGTGATCACCGCTGTGGAGCCGAAGCCGATCCGGGTCAGAAACATCTTCATCTGCTCCCGGGTGGTGTTCTGGCTTTCGTCCAGAATAATGAATGAGTTGTTCAGCGTGCGGCCGCGCATGAACGCCAGCGGCGCAATCTCGATCACGCTTTTCTCAATCAGCCGGGTAACCTGGTCAAACCCAAGCATTTCATACAGAGCGTCGTACAGCGGACGCAGATAGGGGTCCACCTTCTGGGCAAGGTCACCTGGGAGGAAGCCAAGCTTCTCACCGGCCTCGACCGCTGGCCGAACCAGCAAAATCCGCTTCACCTGCTCGTCTTTCAGGGCCTCAACGGCACAGGCCACCGCCAACCAGGTCTTGCCGGTACCCGCCGGGCCGATCCCGAAGTTGATATCGTGGGTGCGGATGTTATGAACATACTTCTGCTGGTTTGCACCCCGGGGCTTTGCCTGCAGCTTCGGCGTCTTGATAACCGTCACGGCACCGTCGTAGGGCACGTCTTCGGGTAAGCGTTCAAAGCCGGTTTCCCGGATAAACAGATGCACGGTATCCGGCGCAATATCATCCGTGGCTTCGGTCTCCCGATACAGATGCCGGATAACCTCAACGGCCGCTGCCACGTGCTCGGTCTCACCCTCAACTCGGAAATGATGGCCGCGCCTGCCGACTTTCACGTGCAGGCGTTTTTCAATCATCTTCAGGTTTTCATCAAACTGGCCACAAAGCGTCGCCAGCCGACGCTGGTCCACCGGGTGCAGGTCAAATTGTCTGTGATCGTTGGCGTTCAAAAGTGCTCCGTTTTGGTTTACTCCCCCCTGGTTTTTCGTTTGGGAGTACGTGTTTCTGATGTTCGGTTAACGGGCAAGGGCCGGAGGGGCTTTCCAAAAAACGCCCGTGAATACGTCCCTGTAGGGCTCGGTCGCGCCATCCATGGCGCTCCACGTTTTTGGAAAGCCCCTCCGGCCCTTGCCCTGATAAGTCTATGTGCAGGTCCGAATATGAAAAAACAAGTAGGTCGGATTAGCCGGAGGCGTAATCCGACAGGTTCATTCGTGACAGCCACATTGTTGGATTACGACTTCGTCTAATCCAACCTGCAGCCCTGTGCATTCCTGTGCATTCCTGTGCATTGCCTTCTGGTTTTGGCATGCAATGGAGCAATCAGCGGAGAGTGGTGGGGCCTTCTTCCCAAAAATGTCGGCGGCCATGGATGGCCGACGCCAAGCGCACATGGATGTGCTCGTAGCGGTTTTTGGGAAGAAGGCCCCACCACTCGCCAAACTCCCAAGCCGGACAAATCCCGAATAAGGCCTAAAACATCTCTGAGTTCACGGGCACCCCGCGAAGAGAGTTGGCATAAGCCTCCACAATCTCCACATCAATAAAGTGCCCGACAACCTCCGGATTCTCATGCCGGAAGTTCACAATCCGGTTGTTCTCGGTACGCCCCGCATACTCTCCGGGGTCCTTCTTGGACAGGCCGGTCACCAGAATCCGCTGGGTGCTGCCAACCATCTTGCGGCTGATGTCCATCACATTCTGATTCAGGCGATCCTGCAGGATGCTCAGACGCTGCTTCTTGACGTCCATCGGAGTTTCATCGGGCAGATCGGACGCGGGCGTGCCCGGACGGGCGCTGTAGACGAAGCTGAAGGACATGTCGAAGCCGATGTCGTTGATCAGCTTCATGGTGTCCTCGAAATCTTTCTCTGTTTCACCCGGGAAGCCGATAATGAAGTCCGACGAGAAACTGATATTCGGGCGGATCTTGCGCAAGCGGCGGAGTTTGGATTTGTACTCCAATGCCGTGTGGCCACGCTTCATGGCCGCCAGGATCCGGTCAGAGCCGCTCTGGACCGGCAGGTGCAGGTGGCTGACCAGCTCCGGAACGCGCTCATAGACGTCGATCAGAGCATCCGAGAATTCCACCGGATGGGAGGTGGTGTAACGGATGCGGTCGATGCCGTCGATGGTGGCGATCAGTTCGATCAGTTCTGCAAGGTCCATGATGTCGCCGTCGTGGGTTTCGCCACGGTAGGCGTTCACGTTCTGGCCCAGCAGGTTCACTTCGCGAACGCCCTGGCTGGCCAGATGGGCCACTTCGGCGATTACATCGTCGGCCGGGCGGCTGACTTCTTCGCCTCGGGTGTAAGGCACTACACAGAAGGTGCAGTACTTGCTGCAGCCTTCCATGATCGAAACAAACGCGGAGGGGCCGTCTGCGCCGGGTTCGGGCAGGTTGTCGAATTTCTCGATCTCCGGAAAGCTGACGTCCACCACGCCCACACCGTTACCCTTCGCCCGCACTTCGGTAATCATGTCGGGCAGGCGATGCAGGGTTTGCGGGCCGAAGACCATGTCGACATACGGGGCGCGGTCGAGAATGGCCTGACCTTCCTGGGAAGCCACGCAGCCGCCCACGCCGATAATCATCTCGGGTTTTTTGCTTTTCAGCTTTTTCCAGCGGCCAAGCTGGTGGAACACCTTCTCCTGGGCTTTTTCCCGAATGGAGCAGGTGTTTAGCAGCAGGATGTCGGCGTCATCGGGTGAATCGGTCATTTCGACGGTTTCACCGGTTTTGAGCAGGTCTGCCATGCGGGCAGAGTCATACTCGTTCATCTGACAGCCGTGGGTTTTGATGTACAGCTTCTTGGCCATGGGTCTCACGTAATCTGATGGATGTTGCGCCGGGAACTGAATGGTCTGAAGGGGCGCCAGCAAAAAGGAACTGCGTATTATAACGGGGTGCTTAAACTTCAACCACCTTTGTCTCGGCTAGTTGCTAGTCCGCTTGTGGTATTATTTTTGGTTCTTTAAATCGACAATCAAGCCCGAAGAAGATCATGACCCCCGAACGCCTCGCCCGAATCAAAGAAACCCTGAACACCCGGCAACCGGACCTGAGCGTCCTAACCGACCAGGTCCACAAACCGCGGAATCTCTCCGCCATTATCCGATCCTGCGACGCCTTCGGGCTGGCGAACATGCACGTGGTCTGGCCAAAGGAAGGCTTCAGGGCGTTCCGCAAAACCGCCGGTGGCAGCTACAACTGGGTGACCACCCACACCTATCGAAGTATGGACGAAGCGATTGAAAGTCTGAAAGGGCAGGGCCACAAGCTTTATGCCGCGCAGCTCTCCAACCGGGCGATTGATTTCCGGGAGGCGGACTACACGGTGCCCTGTACGGTGATTATGGGCAACGAGGTTGACGGCGTCAGCGCCGACGCCGCGGCCCAGGCCGACGAGCACATCGTGATCCCGATGATGGGGATGGTGGAGTCGCTCAATGTCTCGTCTGCCTGCGCAATCGTCCTGTCGGAAGCCCAGCGGCAAAGAAAGCTGGCCGGCATGTTCGACCAGCGCCGGTTGCCTGATGACGAATACAACCGTTTACTGTTCCGCTGGTGTCAGCCCACGGTTAAACGCTACTGTGACGACCGCAACCTGCCGTACCCGCCGATCGACCCGGAAACCGGGGAGCTCATCGATGGCGTAGGCTGGATGCAGGAG encodes:
- a CDS encoding PhoH family protein, whose product is MNANDHRQFDLHPVDQRRLATLCGQFDENLKMIEKRLHVKVGRRGHHFRVEGETEHVAAAVEVIRHLYRETEATDDIAPDTVHLFIRETGFERLPEDVPYDGAVTVIKTPKLQAKPRGANQQKYVHNIRTHDINFGIGPAGTGKTWLAVACAVEALKDEQVKRILLVRPAVEAGEKLGFLPGDLAQKVDPYLRPLYDALYEMLGFDQVTRLIEKSVIEIAPLAFMRGRTLNNSFIILDESQNTTREQMKMFLTRIGFGSTAVITGDTTQVDLPRGQNSGLIHAAGVLSKVPGIGFTRFEAKDVVRHPLVQRIVEAYDSFDDGSATGQ
- the miaB gene encoding tRNA (N6-isopentenyl adenosine(37)-C2)-methylthiotransferase MiaB, yielding MAKKLYIKTHGCQMNEYDSARMADLLKTGETVEMTDSPDDADILLLNTCSIREKAQEKVFHQLGRWKKLKSKKPEMIIGVGGCVASQEGQAILDRAPYVDMVFGPQTLHRLPDMITEVRAKGNGVGVVDVSFPEIEKFDNLPEPGADGPSAFVSIMEGCSKYCTFCVVPYTRGEEVSRPADDVIAEVAHLASQGVREVNLLGQNVNAYRGETHDGDIMDLAELIELIATIDGIDRIRYTTSHPVEFSDALIDVYERVPELVSHLHLPVQSGSDRILAAMKRGHTALEYKSKLRRLRKIRPNISFSSDFIIGFPGETEKDFEDTMKLINDIGFDMSFSFVYSARPGTPASDLPDETPMDVKKQRLSILQDRLNQNVMDISRKMVGSTQRILVTGLSKKDPGEYAGRTENNRIVNFRHENPEVVGHFIDVEIVEAYANSLRGVPVNSEMF
- the trmH gene encoding tRNA (guanosine(18)-2'-O)-methyltransferase TrmH — its product is MTPERLARIKETLNTRQPDLSVLTDQVHKPRNLSAIIRSCDAFGLANMHVVWPKEGFRAFRKTAGGSYNWVTTHTYRSMDEAIESLKGQGHKLYAAQLSNRAIDFREADYTVPCTVIMGNEVDGVSADAAAQADEHIVIPMMGMVESLNVSSACAIVLSEAQRQRKLAGMFDQRRLPDDEYNRLLFRWCQPTVKRYCDDRNLPYPPIDPETGELIDGVGWMQEVRKLRANRPRWDDEPITPREPQDTAEAVPAKPWEAG